The following DNA comes from Halobacillus litoralis.
TTGCCATCCACCTCGGCAATACGACGGACGCGAACTTCTTTCGCTTCCACACGTTCGACGACTCCCTCGTGTCTACAAATGACAGCAGCACCAGAGTCTTTACCTGATACATATTCCATGCCCGTCCCTACAAGTGGTGCATCCGGTTTAAGCAACGGTACTGCTTGACGCTGCATGTTTGCACCCATTAGGGAACGGTTGGAGTCATCGTTTTCCAAGAAAGGAATACACGCTGTCGCCGCAGATACAACCTGCTTCGGAGAAACGTCCATGTAATCTAAACGATCACGATTCACGACTGTATTCTCACCGCGGAAACGGGCGATGACTTCTTCATCGGTAAAGGCACCGTCATCTTCAAGCTTCGCGTTTGCCTGCGCCACCACGTAATTATCTTCTTCATCTGCAGTGAGATAATCGATTTGGGCCGTTACCTTATTGGTATCCGGATCGACACGACGATACGGTGTTTCAATGAAACCAAATTCATTTACTTTTGCGTACGATGATAGAGAGTTAATCAAACCGATGTTTGGACCCTCAGGAGTTTCAATCGGACACATACGACCGTAGTGGGAATAGTGTACGTCACGAACTTCAAAGCCTGCACGTTCACGAGTCAAACCACCGGGTCCTAATGCAGAAAGACGGCGCTTATGCGTTAATTCTGCAAGAGGGTTCGTCTGATCCATAAACTGTGAAAGTTGCGAACTACCAAAGAACTCTTTGATGGATGCAATCACAGGACGGATATTAATCAATTGTTGCGGTGTGATTGAGGAAGTGTCTTGGATAGACATACGTTCACGAACCACACGCTCCATACGGGATAAACCAATACGGAATTGATTTTGAAGGAGTTCTCCGACTGAACGAAGACGACGGTTACCTAGATGGTCGATGTCATCTGTTCCACCCACATTGTGCAACAAGTTAAAGAAATAACTGATAGAAGAAAGAATGTCGGCTGGAGTGATATTCTTCACGTCACGGTCAATATTTGCATTGCCGATCACATTGATAGAGCGCTCACCTTCTGGATCTGTGGGGTCGACGATTTTAACGGACTGGACTTGAATTGGTTCTTCAAGAACACCCTCAGCCGGTTCCAATGATTCCTCGCCTAAATTCCCCTCTTCATCATCAAAATGAGGTATCAATTTGTTTAAGAGACGGCGGTCGATTTTATCGCCTTTTTCTGCGATGACTTCGCCGGTTTCTTCATCCACTAACGTTTCCGCCAATGTCTGGTTGAACAAACGATCTTTGATATGAAGCTTTTTGTTCATTTTATAACGTCCGACTCTAGCTAGGTCATAGCGTTTCGGATCAAAGAAACGGGAAACGATTAAGCTTTTCGCGTTTTCTACCGTTGGTGGTTCACCAGGGCGCAGACGCTCATAAATCTCTAATAAAGCTTTTTCTGTGTTTTCCGTATTGTCTTTTTCCAACGTGTTCTTAAGGTATTCGTTATCACCGATCAAATCAATGATTTCCTGATCTGTGCTGAAACCTATTGCACGTAATAGAACGGTGATTGGCAATTTACGCGTACGATCGATACGAACATGAACCACGTCTTTTGCATCAGTTTCAAACTCCAACCATGCTCCGCGGTTAGGGATAACCGTAGCGGTATATCCTCTCTTGCCGTTCTTATCAATCTTTTTGTTGTAGTACACACTTGGAGAACGAACAAGCTGAGAAACAATAACACGTTCAGCACCATTGATTACAAAGGTACCTGTGTCTGTCATCAGTGGGAAATCACCCATGAATACTTCTTGTTCTTTCACTTCGCCCGTCTCATTGTTTAATAGACGTACTTTCACACGAAGTGGTGCGTTATATGTTACATCGCGATCCTTTGACTCATCGACTGGATACTTTGGTTCGCCAAGGCTGTAGTCTACAAACTCCAATGATAAATTGCCTGTGAAGTCTTCGATTGGAGAAATATCCTGGAACATTTCTTTCAAACCTTCTTCCAAGAACCATTGGTAGGAAGCTGTCTGAATTTCAATCAAATTCGGCAACTCTAATACTTCACTGATGCGTGCATAACTTCTGCGCTGGCGGTGTCGTCCATATTGAACTAGTTGACCTGTCAACTGATTCACCCCTCAAATCAAGCATATTAATAACGAAAAAAGGGTTCGGCAAGACATGCCGAACAGGCTTGCGGTTGATCTTGCCACAAGCACTATTTAAACATTCGCCTTAGAGCAAATGGTGATTCTTCATTTCTCTCTAACGTTAGACAAAAAAGAAAAAGGCTTTTCATACATAAAAACCTCATTTACTTTCAGTGTTCGATTTTACCATTCTGGACATCTATCATCTTTTTTATACATGATTGCTAAAAAAAGACTTGACA
Coding sequences within:
- the rpoB gene encoding DNA-directed RNA polymerase subunit beta, which encodes MTGQLVQYGRHRQRRSYARISEVLELPNLIEIQTASYQWFLEEGLKEMFQDISPIEDFTGNLSLEFVDYSLGEPKYPVDESKDRDVTYNAPLRVKVRLLNNETGEVKEQEVFMGDFPLMTDTGTFVINGAERVIVSQLVRSPSVYYNKKIDKNGKRGYTATVIPNRGAWLEFETDAKDVVHVRIDRTRKLPITVLLRAIGFSTDQEIIDLIGDNEYLKNTLEKDNTENTEKALLEIYERLRPGEPPTVENAKSLIVSRFFDPKRYDLARVGRYKMNKKLHIKDRLFNQTLAETLVDEETGEVIAEKGDKIDRRLLNKLIPHFDDEEGNLGEESLEPAEGVLEEPIQVQSVKIVDPTDPEGERSINVIGNANIDRDVKNITPADILSSISYFFNLLHNVGGTDDIDHLGNRRLRSVGELLQNQFRIGLSRMERVVRERMSIQDTSSITPQQLINIRPVIASIKEFFGSSQLSQFMDQTNPLAELTHKRRLSALGPGGLTRERAGFEVRDVHYSHYGRMCPIETPEGPNIGLINSLSSYAKVNEFGFIETPYRRVDPDTNKVTAQIDYLTADEEDNYVVAQANAKLEDDGAFTDEEVIARFRGENTVVNRDRLDYMDVSPKQVVSAATACIPFLENDDSNRSLMGANMQRQAVPLLKPDAPLVGTGMEYVSGKDSGAAVICRHEGVVERVEAKEVRVRRIAEVDGKEVEGDIDRYRLQKFIRSNQGSCYNQRPIVSKGDRVKQGEILADGPSMDMGELALGQNPLVAFMTWDGYNYEDAIIMSERLVKDDVYTSIHIEEYESEARDTKLGPEEITRDIPNVGEDALRDLDDRGIIRVGAEVSDGDLLVGKVTPKGVTELSAEERLLHAIFGEKAREVRDTSLRVPHGAGGIVLDVKIFNREDGDELPPGVNQLIRAYIVQKRKISEGDKMAGRHGNKGVISKILPEEDMPFLPDGTPVDVMLNPLGVPSRMNIGQVLELHMGMAARLLGERIATPVFDGAREEDVWETLQEAGMSRDAKTILYDGRTGEPFDNRVSVGVMYMIKLAHMVDDKLHARSTGPYSLVTQQPLGGKAQFGGQRFGEMEVWALEAYGAAYTLQEILTVKSDDVVGRVKTYEAIVKGDNVPEPGVPESFKVLIKELQSLGMDVKILSGDEQEIEMRDIEEEQTKESENLNLDD